GCGTCGGGCCTGACCCCCTGGATACGCCCGACATGTCCATCGCAGATACCGACATTCCCAAGCCGGATTATTGGGAAGCCGCCGTTGCCCACCTGATGCGGCGCGACCGCATCCTGAAAAAGATCATTCCCCAGCACCCCGAGGTCTGGCTGACGTCGCGCGGCACGCCGTTCGTGACGCTGGCCCGCGCCATCATCGGCCAGCAGGTCTCGGCCAAGGCGGCCGATGCCGTCTGGGACAAGTTCCTGGAAGCCGCCGGCAAGCGTCCCACGCCGGTGGCGGTGCTGCGCGTCGGCCTGGAAGGCCTGCGCGCGGCCGGCCTGTCGCAGCGCAAGGCCGAATACGTGCTGGATCTGGCGGTGCATTTCGGCGAACGCCGGGTGCATCCCGAGAAATGGGCGGCCATGGACGACGAGGCCGTCATTTCGGAATTGACCGCCATCCGCGGCATCGGACGCTGGACGGCGGAGATGTTTTTGATTTTCAATCTGCAGCGGCCCGATGTTCTGCCGCTGGATGATCCTGGGTTGCTCAAGGCAATCTCGCTACACTATTTCAGCGGCGAGCCTGTCTCGCGCTTCGAGGCTCGCGAAGTCTCGTTGGCGTGGCAACCCTGGCGTACCGTGGCAACCTGGTATCTGTGGCGCAGTCTGGAACCGACGCCGGTCCAATACTGACGCAATCCAGGTCGCCCATCTACGGAACCACACTACATGCGCAATACATTTCTGGAATTTGAACAGCCGCTCGCCGAGCTTGAGAACAAGATCGAGCAGCTGCGCTATGTGCAGGCCGATTCGGCGGTAGACATCTCCGACGAGATCGGACGTCTGCAGCAGAAGAGCCAGTCCCTGGCCAAGGAAATCTACGCCAAGCTCACGCCTTGGCAGACGGCGCTGGTCGCCCGCCACCCCCAGCGTCCCTACACGCTGG
The window above is part of the Achromobacter deleyi genome. Proteins encoded here:
- a CDS encoding DNA-3-methyladenine glycosylase family protein; the protein is MSIADTDIPKPDYWEAAVAHLMRRDRILKKIIPQHPEVWLTSRGTPFVTLARAIIGQQVSAKAADAVWDKFLEAAGKRPTPVAVLRVGLEGLRAAGLSQRKAEYVLDLAVHFGERRVHPEKWAAMDDEAVISELTAIRGIGRWTAEMFLIFNLQRPDVLPLDDPGLLKAISLHYFSGEPVSRFEAREVSLAWQPWRTVATWYLWRSLEPTPVQY